Proteins from a genomic interval of Sphingobacterium sp. SYP-B4668:
- the der gene encoding ribosome biogenesis GTPase Der: MANIVAIVGRPNVGKSTLFNRLTESRKAIVDDFSGVTRDRHYETAEWIGKKFTVIDTGGFVHGSDDIFEEAIRDQVYIAIEEASVIIFMVDVTTGITDLDDEIADILRRSTKPVYVVANKVDHAKLHHDSAEFYAFGLGEIYNISSATGSGTGELLDAVVSHFEIEEEEESSLPKYTIVGRPNVGKSSLTNALLGIDRNIVTPIAGTTRDSIRIHYNQFGHNFLLIDTAGLRKKSKVNEDIEFYSVMRTIKALEDSDIVILMLDAQEGIEGQDINIFHLAEKNKKGVVIVVNKWDLIEKDNKTMKEFEARIREKIAPFTDVPIVFTSVTEKQRIHKILEVAAKVYENKTKKIPTSKLNEVMLEVIENYPPPALKGKYIKVKYVTQIPGRAPMFAFFCNLPQYVKDPYKRYVENKLREKFDFEGVPIQIFFRQK, translated from the coding sequence ATGGCAAATATTGTTGCAATCGTAGGTCGTCCAAATGTTGGAAAATCAACTCTTTTTAATCGTCTGACTGAAAGTAGAAAGGCTATTGTGGATGACTTTAGTGGGGTGACCCGCGATCGTCACTATGAGACTGCCGAATGGATAGGAAAGAAATTTACGGTCATTGATACCGGCGGTTTTGTTCACGGATCGGATGATATCTTCGAAGAAGCTATCCGCGATCAGGTATATATAGCCATCGAAGAAGCGTCTGTTATTATTTTTATGGTAGATGTGACTACTGGGATCACGGATTTGGATGACGAAATTGCGGATATCCTAAGAAGAAGTACCAAACCGGTATATGTGGTCGCCAATAAAGTGGACCATGCAAAGTTGCACCATGATTCGGCAGAGTTTTATGCTTTTGGCTTAGGCGAAATCTACAACATATCCTCTGCTACAGGCTCAGGTACAGGTGAACTTTTGGATGCTGTAGTGTCGCATTTTGAAATCGAGGAAGAGGAAGAGTCCTCTTTACCTAAATATACGATTGTGGGACGTCCTAATGTCGGTAAATCGTCGTTGACCAATGCTTTATTGGGTATTGATCGTAACATCGTTACACCTATTGCAGGAACTACTCGTGATTCCATTCGTATTCATTACAATCAGTTCGGACATAACTTCTTGTTGATCGACACTGCTGGACTTCGTAAGAAATCTAAGGTCAATGAAGATATCGAGTTTTACTCGGTCATGCGTACCATAAAGGCGTTAGAGGATTCCGACATCGTCATCTTAATGCTGGATGCACAGGAAGGCATTGAAGGGCAAGATATCAATATCTTCCATCTAGCCGAAAAGAATAAAAAGGGAGTGGTAATAGTGGTCAATAAGTGGGACTTGATCGAGAAGGACAATAAAACAATGAAAGAGTTTGAAGCCCGTATCCGGGAAAAGATTGCTCCATTTACCGATGTCCCTATTGTATTTACATCAGTAACTGAAAAACAACGCATACACAAGATCTTGGAGGTTGCGGCCAAAGTATACGAGAATAAGACCAAGAAAATACCAACTTCAAAACTGAATGAGGTGATGTTGGAAGTAATCGAAAACTATCCTCCGCCAGCATTAAAGGGAAAATATATCAAAGTTAAATACGTAACACAGATTCCAGGAAGAGCACCTATGTTTGCATTTTTCTGTAATCTACCTCAATATGTTAAAGATCCTTATAAGCGCTACGTGGAGAATAAGTTACGTGAGAAATTCGATTTCGAAGGAGTGCCAATCCAAATATTTTTTAGACAAAAATAG
- a CDS encoding DUF4440 domain-containing protein — protein MKFWTTAAISAVFTFQTYYSQAQLPDKVGSLITVDREAAKLSKSTTPHQAFLSIVDKESIFFTPSAVNAFNYLTNRPNIADIMTWDANFVLVSRSQDWGVTSGPMEFQKVGAVKRYGQYLIVWKRNKKGVWKVDFRAEVENYGKQQASDLIFYEPDDNWYLKHRSKVRLGQREEVVMQSDKLFSTVLKANNPTAYGEFLTDDVKFLYPWQEPIEGKKDVMAFLKKQRVEIHTNPTNVGRAYSGEYAYTYGTADVISKDKTVKYNYIRIWQLKDDYQWKVMIEMMFER, from the coding sequence ATGAAGTTTTGGACAACAGCAGCTATATCAGCAGTATTTACTTTTCAAACGTACTATAGTCAGGCACAACTTCCGGATAAGGTCGGAAGTTTGATAACGGTAGATCGGGAGGCTGCAAAGCTTTCAAAGTCTACCACTCCGCATCAGGCATTTTTGTCTATTGTAGACAAAGAGTCTATTTTTTTTACACCATCCGCCGTCAATGCCTTTAATTATTTGACGAATAGGCCCAATATCGCCGATATAATGACTTGGGATGCAAATTTTGTACTGGTATCCCGTAGCCAAGATTGGGGAGTCACGAGTGGACCTATGGAGTTTCAAAAGGTTGGAGCAGTCAAGCGTTATGGTCAGTATCTGATTGTTTGGAAACGGAATAAAAAAGGCGTTTGGAAAGTAGATTTCAGGGCAGAGGTCGAAAACTATGGAAAGCAACAAGCTTCAGATTTGATCTTCTACGAGCCTGATGACAACTGGTATTTAAAGCATCGATCTAAGGTAAGACTTGGGCAGCGTGAGGAGGTGGTCATGCAGAGTGACAAGTTGTTTTCTACTGTATTAAAGGCTAATAATCCGACAGCCTACGGCGAATTTTTGACTGATGATGTCAAATTCTTATACCCATGGCAAGAGCCTATTGAGGGCAAGAAAGATGTTATGGCTTTTTTGAAAAAGCAACGTGTCGAAATCCATACTAATCCTACGAATGTGGGAAGAGCCTATAGTGGTGAATACGCTTATACCTATGGTACGGCCGATGTTATCTCAAAAGATAAGACGGTCAAGTATAACTATATCCGTATATGGCAATTGAAGGATGACTATCAGTGGAAAGTAATGATTGAGATGATGTTTGAAAGATAG
- the cysS gene encoding cysteine--tRNA ligase gives MENNLVLYNTITRKKEKFDPIHPTMVGMYVCGPTVYSDVHLGNCRTFVSFDLIFRYLLHLGYKVRYVRNITDAGHLEGDRDEGDDKFAKKAKLEQLEPMEIVQKYTIGFHDVLRLFNTLPPSIEPTATGHISEQIEMINQIIDNGYAYEVNGTVYFDVEKYVKKYDYTILTNRKLEDLLNNTRELGGQDEKKGRLDFALWIKAKPEHIMRWPSPWSVGFPGWHIECSAMSNKYLGAQFDIHGGGMDLAATHHTNEIAQSEACNHTSPAKYWMHTNMLTVNGARMSKSSGNGFLPQELFTGSHPLLERGYSPMSVRFFMLQAHYRSTLDFSNEALDAADKGFKRLMNAIALLDKIVPSKANNGIDIAGIRQRCYAAMDDDFNSPVLIAELFEVVRAINSIYDGKAAINQSGLDDLKSFMTTFVEDVLGLKDDNGAGASDSMDALMDVIINIRNTAKQNKDFATSDRIREELSSLGIQLKDSKEGTLWNKI, from the coding sequence ATGGAAAACAATTTAGTTCTTTATAATACAATAACCAGAAAGAAAGAAAAATTTGACCCGATACATCCCACTATGGTTGGGATGTATGTTTGTGGTCCTACGGTATATAGCGACGTCCATTTGGGTAATTGTCGCACATTTGTGTCTTTTGATCTTATTTTTCGGTATTTATTGCATTTAGGGTACAAAGTGCGCTACGTTCGTAATATCACAGATGCGGGACATTTAGAGGGCGATCGTGACGAAGGGGATGACAAATTTGCGAAGAAGGCAAAATTGGAGCAACTCGAGCCAATGGAGATTGTACAGAAATATACGATTGGTTTTCACGACGTCTTAAGGTTGTTCAATACTTTGCCACCAAGCATCGAGCCCACTGCTACTGGGCACATCTCCGAGCAAATCGAAATGATCAACCAAATCATAGACAATGGATATGCCTATGAAGTCAACGGGACGGTTTACTTTGATGTAGAAAAATATGTCAAGAAGTATGATTATACTATTTTGACCAATCGTAAGCTCGAGGATTTATTGAACAATACACGCGAACTTGGTGGGCAGGACGAAAAGAAAGGCCGTTTGGATTTCGCATTGTGGATAAAGGCAAAGCCAGAGCACATCATGCGTTGGCCTTCGCCGTGGAGTGTAGGTTTCCCGGGATGGCATATCGAATGTTCGGCTATGAGCAACAAGTATTTGGGTGCTCAGTTTGATATTCATGGCGGTGGTATGGATTTAGCCGCTACCCATCATACTAATGAAATAGCCCAATCAGAGGCATGTAATCATACTAGTCCAGCTAAATACTGGATGCATACCAATATGTTGACGGTTAACGGTGCGCGCATGTCGAAGTCTTCTGGCAATGGATTCTTGCCGCAAGAGCTTTTTACCGGTAGCCATCCCTTGTTAGAAAGAGGATATTCACCTATGTCCGTTCGATTCTTTATGCTGCAGGCGCACTATCGGAGCACATTGGATTTCTCTAATGAAGCTTTGGATGCGGCAGATAAAGGATTTAAGAGGTTAATGAATGCCATCGCATTGTTGGACAAAATCGTGCCCTCCAAAGCAAATAACGGAATAGATATAGCGGGTATTCGTCAACGTTGCTATGCAGCTATGGACGATGATTTTAATAGCCCAGTGTTGATTGCCGAGCTATTTGAAGTTGTGCGTGCCATCAATTCCATTTATGACGGGAAGGCTGCGATAAATCAAAGTGGATTGGATGATTTGAAGTCATTTATGACAACTTTTGTTGAAGATGTGTTGGGATTGAAAGATGACAATGGCGCTGGAGCTTCCGATAGCATGGATGCTTTGATGGATGTGATTATCAATATTAGAAATACAGCTAAGCAAAATAAAGACTTTGCAACATCAGATCGTATACGAGAAGAGCTTTCGTCTTTAGGTATTCAACTAAAAGATAGTAAAGAAGGTACACTTTGGAATAAGATTTGA
- a CDS encoding SusC/RagA family TonB-linked outer membrane protein, which produces MIKKFTIKTPVKPLFLSLLLVGTGSSAFMVKAENRGVDAYYRMSTLQTGVKGKVTDGITPLSGVTVTVKGSAKATSTDATGNFSIDAKNGDTLIFTSIGFLAVEQVVTGETMTVVLKDDSSQLEEVVVVAYGTQKKSNLTGAVATITPKQLAERPVTSVQNALQGLSPGVTVLSRPGEVGKSTTGPASNAGTITVRGRTNLGSPSPMFIIDGIPATGAEFAALSPADINSMSILKDAASASLYGSRAANGVILVTTKNGGGDRAVIGFSANYGLQSATRLPDYADAATYATLHNRAMKNAGKEEIYTPEVIELYKNGSQPDLYPNSDWYKEVLNKTAPQRDLSLNVNTPGKITNYYLGLNYFDQESLVPGRTQDRINIKLNTDSRIVENLLRFGTNFSFLKQDYDREGSAINWTEMGRALPGTVIKHSDGTWGSVSNGAANATIAKNNQLRAITEGGKGNNRDNYFQAAANASLTPLKGLSIDGAVSLKYTNTNSFDFINRTDPVINFLTKAPMASSNTPINELKEYWGKRQELLVQGTINYERRFNNHYGKVTVGASEESNVYREAFLGRKNFVSNDLSTIINGSSSSSDMSSDDKGLANRTTQEEWSIRSYFGRFNYSYLDKYLLEANLRIDYSSRFAPELRKATFPSFSAGWNINKESFMQDVTWIDLLKLRGSYGSLGNQDAVEIGNYYTLLDRELAYSFEGNALDGLFQKFGANRLALWERVSMANVGVDATILGGKINVTADYFVKESQDILLRPVSLNTYGFGKDETPFYNQGTTRNKGIEISATYNGKIGDEFQYSVSGNFSYIKNEILSLGDVNEIVDGRWISRVGNKVGDFYGYKSDGLFTSEAEIQNHPDQTSLGGAPKVGDIKYVDVNGDNVVNANDRTILGNDVPWLNYGFNVKAAYKNFDIDVLTYGVSGVKTNLSEEASAPFFNGANIKRQWMNGWTEEHNVANADFPRITLTGDAARNYVNSDFWLFSGSYFRIRAITLGYTFEKEAISRIGMSQLRVFASSNNPFTFMADKRLSDYDPETGSGRASYPGVKTISLGLSAKF; this is translated from the coding sequence ATGATTAAGAAGTTTACGATTAAAACTCCAGTCAAACCACTTTTTCTTTCCTTGCTGCTAGTTGGGACGGGCTCTTCGGCTTTTATGGTAAAAGCTGAGAATAGAGGGGTAGACGCTTACTACAGGATGAGCACACTACAAACAGGTGTCAAAGGTAAGGTGACCGATGGAATCACTCCATTAAGTGGGGTGACCGTTACAGTAAAAGGGAGTGCTAAAGCTACGTCTACGGATGCTACAGGTAATTTTAGTATTGATGCTAAAAATGGTGATACTTTGATTTTTACAAGTATTGGTTTTTTAGCTGTTGAGCAGGTAGTTACTGGCGAAACGATGACCGTTGTTTTGAAAGATGATTCTTCTCAATTGGAAGAAGTCGTTGTCGTAGCATATGGTACACAAAAGAAGAGTAATCTTACTGGAGCTGTTGCCACAATCACGCCTAAACAATTGGCGGAGAGGCCTGTGACTTCTGTTCAGAATGCATTGCAAGGGCTTTCCCCAGGTGTTACGGTATTGAGTAGACCAGGAGAAGTCGGGAAAAGTACTACTGGGCCAGCATCAAATGCGGGTACTATTACGGTGAGGGGTCGTACAAATCTAGGCTCACCATCGCCTATGTTTATCATTGACGGGATTCCTGCAACTGGAGCTGAGTTTGCGGCTTTGAGCCCCGCGGATATCAACAGCATGTCTATTCTAAAAGATGCTGCGTCAGCCTCACTCTACGGGTCCAGAGCAGCTAATGGAGTTATTTTGGTGACTACCAAAAATGGAGGTGGAGACCGCGCTGTTATTGGTTTCAGTGCCAATTATGGTTTGCAAAGTGCCACGCGTTTGCCAGATTATGCGGATGCTGCGACTTACGCTACTTTACATAATCGGGCGATGAAAAATGCTGGAAAAGAGGAAATATACACCCCGGAAGTCATAGAGTTGTATAAAAATGGTTCACAGCCTGATTTGTATCCAAACAGTGATTGGTACAAAGAGGTGTTGAATAAAACTGCTCCTCAGCGTGATTTGAGTCTCAATGTGAATACACCCGGAAAAATAACAAATTACTACCTGGGATTGAATTACTTCGATCAAGAATCACTTGTTCCGGGCAGAACTCAAGATCGTATCAATATCAAGTTGAATACGGATAGTCGCATTGTTGAAAATTTACTTCGATTCGGAACTAATTTTTCTTTCTTGAAGCAGGACTATGATCGTGAGGGTAGTGCCATTAATTGGACAGAAATGGGGCGTGCGTTGCCAGGTACTGTGATTAAACATAGTGATGGTACTTGGGGTTCGGTCTCTAATGGGGCTGCAAATGCAACTATTGCTAAGAACAATCAACTTCGGGCGATTACTGAGGGGGGAAAGGGGAATAATAGAGATAACTATTTCCAAGCGGCTGCTAATGCCTCGTTGACACCATTAAAAGGGCTATCGATTGATGGAGCGGTTTCTTTGAAATATACCAATACCAATTCCTTCGATTTCATTAACAGGACGGATCCAGTTATCAATTTCTTGACCAAGGCGCCTATGGCCTCATCCAATACACCAATCAATGAATTGAAAGAGTATTGGGGCAAAAGACAGGAATTGTTGGTGCAAGGAACCATCAATTATGAAAGAAGATTCAATAATCATTATGGTAAGGTGACCGTAGGTGCATCAGAAGAGTCTAATGTGTATAGAGAAGCTTTCTTGGGTCGTAAGAATTTCGTGAGCAATGATCTTTCAACTATTATAAATGGTTCGTCATCTAGTTCAGACATGAGTTCGGATGACAAAGGATTGGCCAACCGTACGACACAAGAGGAGTGGTCTATCCGTTCCTACTTCGGACGTTTTAACTATTCTTATCTCGACAAATATCTTTTAGAGGCCAATTTGCGAATTGATTATTCTTCTAGGTTTGCACCTGAACTACGAAAAGCGACTTTTCCTTCTTTCTCTGCTGGTTGGAATATCAATAAAGAGTCCTTTATGCAAGATGTCACTTGGATTGATTTGTTGAAATTGCGAGGTTCATACGGTTCTTTGGGTAATCAAGATGCTGTCGAAATAGGCAACTACTATACCTTATTAGATCGTGAGTTAGCTTACAGTTTTGAAGGTAATGCTCTGGATGGCCTATTTCAAAAATTTGGAGCTAATCGACTGGCTTTATGGGAGCGTGTATCGATGGCCAATGTTGGGGTTGACGCGACAATTTTAGGAGGAAAAATCAATGTTACAGCCGATTATTTCGTGAAGGAATCTCAAGATATTCTATTACGTCCTGTATCTCTTAATACATACGGTTTTGGTAAAGATGAAACCCCTTTTTACAACCAAGGGACTACCCGCAACAAAGGGATAGAGATTTCGGCCACCTATAATGGCAAGATTGGGGATGAGTTCCAATATTCGGTGTCGGGAAATTTCTCTTACATCAAGAACGAAATACTTTCTCTGGGTGATGTGAATGAGATTGTTGACGGTCGTTGGATCAGTAGGGTAGGCAATAAAGTGGGTGATTTCTATGGTTACAAGTCAGACGGATTGTTTACTTCTGAGGCTGAAATCCAGAATCACCCAGACCAGACATCTTTGGGAGGAGCACCGAAGGTTGGTGATATCAAATATGTCGATGTCAATGGTGATAATGTCGTAAATGCTAACGATCGTACAATTTTAGGCAATGATGTGCCTTGGTTGAACTATGGATTCAATGTAAAAGCGGCGTACAAAAATTTTGATATTGATGTATTAACATATGGAGTAAGCGGTGTGAAAACCAATTTAAGTGAAGAGGCATCAGCGCCATTCTTCAATGGAGCTAATATCAAGCGCCAGTGGATGAACGGTTGGACAGAGGAACATAATGTGGCAAATGCTGATTTTCCACGGATTACTTTGACAGGCGATGCTGCCCGAAATTATGTTAATTCTGATTTTTGGTTGTTCAGCGGGAGTTATTTCCGTATTCGTGCCATCACGTTGGGTTATACTTTCGAGAAAGAAGCGATTTCTCGGATTGGTATGTCCCAGTTACGCGTCTTCGCCTCTTCTAACAATCCCTTTACATTCATGGCAGACAAGCGCTTGAGTGACTACGATCCAGAGACAGGGTCGGGGAGAGCAAGTTACCCAGGGGTTAAGACGATATCATTAGGGCTTTCGGCCAAGTTCTAA
- a CDS encoding peptidylprolyl isomerase: MFKKRNSILLRMIKQLCVFLFCVLGSINLTYAQGKIVDRVVATVGSNIILQSDVDMQYSQNLVQGMSPNEDFKCYILQQLLTQKLLAQQAVLDSIEVSESEVDDNLNSRLSHMSRQAGGKERLESFLNRSLLQYKEEMRTSVAEQLKAQKMQQNIVQKIDVTPLEVKRYFEGLDKDSLPYFDTEVEIGEIVMYPVMTKEEKESFRKRAEDLRKQVVDGSDFGTIARLYSEDKGSAMAGGDLGFSTRDNYVKEFSAIAFKLKAGEISQVFETEYGFHFLQVLERRGEEVKARHILISVKPTAASLERTRLKLDTVYQKLVDKKLDFHTAATHYSDNKETKFNGGMVTDQNRSTMIPVNQLEASVFKAIDPLKAGEYSQPTLFQDEGPGGKSGYRISFLKTRIPPHKANLEQDFAKIKEAASEDKTRRKLSEWFESRRNSTFIAINEDFHKCEDLQIWFKPLNEDSIAATNASK, from the coding sequence ATATTCAAAAAACGTAATTCAATTTTGCTAAGAATGATCAAACAGTTATGCGTGTTCCTATTTTGTGTACTAGGTAGTATCAATCTAACCTATGCACAGGGAAAAATAGTGGACAGAGTGGTGGCGACAGTGGGTTCTAATATTATTTTGCAGTCGGATGTCGACATGCAATATTCCCAGAATCTCGTGCAAGGCATGAGCCCTAACGAAGATTTCAAATGCTATATCCTTCAACAGTTGTTAACCCAGAAACTTCTTGCGCAACAGGCAGTATTGGATTCTATTGAAGTCTCGGAGTCTGAAGTGGATGACAACCTCAACAGTCGTCTTAGTCATATGTCCAGACAGGCAGGTGGTAAAGAACGGTTAGAGAGCTTTCTAAACAGGTCTTTGCTTCAATACAAAGAGGAGATGCGCACAAGTGTTGCTGAACAATTGAAAGCGCAGAAAATGCAGCAGAATATCGTCCAGAAAATTGATGTCACTCCTCTTGAGGTAAAAAGATATTTTGAAGGACTTGATAAAGATAGTCTTCCATATTTCGACACAGAAGTAGAGATAGGCGAAATCGTAATGTACCCGGTAATGACCAAGGAAGAAAAAGAATCTTTTCGGAAGCGTGCAGAAGATCTACGGAAGCAGGTTGTTGACGGCTCGGACTTCGGAACGATAGCACGTCTTTATTCTGAAGACAAAGGATCGGCAATGGCAGGCGGAGATTTAGGTTTTTCTACTCGTGACAACTATGTAAAAGAATTTTCGGCCATTGCATTCAAACTAAAAGCGGGAGAGATATCGCAGGTATTCGAGACAGAGTACGGCTTTCACTTCCTGCAAGTATTGGAAAGAAGAGGAGAAGAAGTCAAGGCACGCCATATCTTGATTTCAGTCAAACCTACAGCAGCAAGCTTAGAACGTACCCGCCTAAAACTGGACACAGTATATCAAAAATTGGTAGACAAAAAACTAGATTTTCACACGGCCGCGACCCATTATTCGGATAATAAGGAGACAAAATTCAACGGTGGTATGGTGACCGACCAAAATCGTTCAACAATGATACCCGTCAACCAGTTAGAAGCGAGTGTATTTAAAGCAATAGATCCACTAAAAGCTGGCGAGTATTCACAACCAACACTATTCCAGGATGAAGGACCGGGTGGTAAAAGTGGATACCGGATTAGTTTTCTAAAAACAAGGATACCTCCACATAAAGCCAACTTAGAGCAAGATTTTGCAAAAATAAAAGAGGCCGCCTCAGAAGATAAAACCCGTCGAAAACTTAGCGAATGGTTCGAAAGTAGAAGGAACAGTACATTTATTGCAATCAATGAAGACTTTCATAAATGTGAGGACCTACAGATTTGGTTCAAACCACTAAATGAAGATAGTATCGCAGCGACCAACGCATCCAAGTAA
- a CDS encoding RagB/SusD family nutrient uptake outer membrane protein, whose amino-acid sequence MKKNILFFIVAGALTLSACSKDFLERIPANKVPEEQFWKTENDVYLAVNSIYGKLPGESIAYDDGASDLVHAQYPWESPSTEITSGEFSTAINAGWDYVPIRVTNYFLENVDKAVMDEGLRARYIAEVRFVRAYLYIKMFRRFGDVPLITKVLDRDEANVPRTPRAEVLNFVLTELQAAADVLPAQYEGGLYKEKGRITKGAALALKARVHLFESNWEMASKAAQDVMTLGYQLFSTTEESDLDRADDYTKLVDFDNEADQKRFRAGLRSYEGLFHQKNEGNSEVILDHGYAEQTLAQSLNTLFLEGGVGGWSSLAPTQHIVDAYGSYKTGKAITPVTGAKRAENYAKADKTDFVAEFKNRDPRFYASILFETAPWNALTSDGGYAFKWVNGSSNMSQTGYNFRKMVDPTASRAGIDNHANIILIRYAEVLLTFAEAQNELAGPSTAIYDVLDQIRVRAGMPKVDRVEFASQPKLREFIRNERAVELVLEGLRYDDIRRWKTAPDVMKSINKINNTLAQERVWDDRLYLMPVPQQEIDLSYGVLKQNTGYN is encoded by the coding sequence ATGAAGAAGAATATATTATTTTTTATAGTAGCAGGAGCTTTAACGTTAAGCGCATGTTCGAAAGATTTCTTAGAGCGTATTCCTGCCAATAAAGTTCCAGAAGAGCAATTTTGGAAGACGGAGAATGATGTTTATTTAGCCGTCAATTCGATATACGGAAAACTTCCAGGTGAAAGCATCGCTTATGATGATGGTGCTAGTGATTTGGTACATGCCCAGTATCCTTGGGAAAGCCCATCTACGGAGATTACATCCGGCGAATTCAGTACAGCGATAAATGCAGGGTGGGATTATGTTCCCATTCGTGTTACCAATTATTTTTTGGAAAACGTAGATAAAGCAGTAATGGATGAGGGATTGAGGGCGCGATATATTGCGGAAGTACGTTTTGTACGCGCTTACCTGTACATCAAGATGTTTAGACGCTTTGGAGATGTGCCGTTGATTACAAAAGTCTTGGATAGAGATGAGGCCAATGTGCCGCGTACTCCAAGAGCGGAGGTGTTGAATTTTGTGCTGACCGAATTACAGGCGGCTGCAGATGTTTTGCCAGCGCAATATGAAGGCGGTTTGTACAAAGAGAAAGGTCGGATTACTAAGGGAGCCGCTTTGGCACTTAAAGCTCGTGTCCATCTGTTTGAATCTAATTGGGAGATGGCTTCCAAGGCCGCTCAAGATGTGATGACACTGGGCTATCAGTTGTTTTCGACGACAGAGGAATCTGATTTAGATCGCGCAGATGATTACACTAAATTGGTAGACTTCGATAATGAGGCTGATCAAAAGCGTTTCCGCGCTGGTTTACGTAGCTACGAAGGTTTGTTTCACCAAAAGAACGAAGGAAATAGTGAAGTTATATTGGATCATGGATATGCAGAGCAGACGCTTGCACAGTCATTAAATACGCTTTTTTTGGAAGGTGGCGTTGGCGGTTGGAGCTCATTGGCACCTACTCAGCATATTGTAGATGCTTACGGAAGCTATAAAACAGGTAAGGCTATCACTCCGGTCACTGGCGCCAAACGTGCTGAGAATTACGCTAAGGCTGATAAGACGGATTTTGTTGCCGAGTTTAAGAATAGAGATCCTCGTTTTTATGCCTCCATCCTTTTTGAAACGGCACCATGGAATGCGCTTACTTCGGATGGTGGTTATGCTTTCAAGTGGGTAAATGGTTCTTCCAATATGTCGCAAACGGGTTACAATTTTAGAAAAATGGTAGACCCAACTGCGAGTCGTGCAGGTATTGACAATCACGCCAATATTATTTTGATTCGATACGCAGAGGTGTTATTGACCTTTGCTGAAGCACAAAATGAGTTAGCTGGTCCAAGTACTGCTATTTACGATGTTCTTGATCAAATTCGTGTGCGTGCAGGCATGCCAAAAGTGGATCGAGTTGAATTTGCATCTCAGCCCAAATTGCGTGAATTCATTCGCAATGAACGTGCAGTGGAGTTGGTGTTAGAAGGTCTACGTTATGACGATATCAGACGCTGGAAGACTGCACCGGATGTAATGAAGAGTATCAATAAGATTAACAATACCCTGGCCCAGGAAAGAGTTTGGGATGATAGGCTTTATCTCATGCCTGTCCCCCAACAAGAGATTGATTTGTCTTACGGAGTCTTGAAGCAGAATACTGGATACAACTAA